The Geobacillus genomosp. 3 genome segment TTTCGATTTCTTGGTATGGTCAGTGTTTTCCAGTTGTTGGCGTTCAGCTGTTTCGCGATATAGACGATTTGCCCGATATGATACGAATAATGGTACATTTGCCGCTCAATGGCTTCGATGACGGAATGGGGTTCGCCGCGGATCGTGACCGTCCGCAACAAATCTGTTTCCTGCAATTCGTTCAGCGTTTGCAAGAAAGCAGACCACCCTTTTTCCCAGCAAGCCATGACTTCTTCGCGCGTATGGAAGTCGTTGATGAATTCATCATCGCGGTTTCGGTCCGGTTTCTCCCCATCCGACGACAAAAAGTCTGTCCAGCGCGACACCATATTTCCGCTCATATGTTTGACAATGATGGCGATGCTGTTGACCTCTTCATGAAAACAATGGAATAGCTGTTCCTCCGAACATTGGTCGATAGCCTGTTCGGCGGTCTTTTTCATGTCGAGAAAGCGTGCGCGCACTGCTCGCAAATATTCTTGGCCGATGTTCATTCATGCACCTCCTTCAAAGAAAGGTCATCTCTTTCTATTCGCCGTCGATGCGGTGATTTCTTTCTATGTGACGGCAAAATAGTGGATAAACAGATTGAGGGGGAGAGAAAAACGTGGGAGATACGATCCGTTGGCTGCTGGCAGCGCTGCCGCTTTTATGGGCATTGGCTGCGATTGGATGGCGAAAGATGCCGGCGATGAAGGCGGCGCTCGGCTGTTATGCGCTGGCGGCAGGGCTCGCCTTGTTTCCATTTCATGCTTCGGCCGGGGAAGTCATGCATTTTACCGTGCACGGCGTGCTGTTGGCGCTAATTGTGGTGTATGTGCTTGTGTTTGGGCTGCTCTTGCACCATGTGCTGGAAGCCGGGGGAGCGATCGACGCGCTTTCTGTTTGGATTTCCCGTGTCGGACGGACGCCGTCGGAGCAAGCGCTGCTGTTGTCGGCGGCGTTAGGCCCATTTTTCGAAGCGGTGAGCGGATTTGGATTGGCGGTTGTCATCGTCGCCCCGTTGTATGCGGCCCTTGGGTTTCCGGCCCGCAAGGCGATGACATTGGCCTTGTTGACCCAGTCCGCCGTGCCGTGGGGAGCGCTCGCCATCGGCACGGTCATCAATGCCGAACTATCAGGCGTTCCGCTTCGCGAGCTTGGCGAATACAGCGCATGGCTTCATGTCCCGCTCTATTTGCTGTACGTCTGTGCGGTTGTGGTCATCAGCGAAGGGTGGCGGGCGGTTCGCCTGCATCTTGATGGCATCTTGATCGTGTTTGTCAGCTTGGCATCGGTCACGTGGGCGGTCAGCGTCTATGTGTCGGTCGAACTGGCCGGGGCGGCGGCCGGCGCGATGGCGGCGCTCGCGCTTGTCGGATACTGGCAGTGCCAAGAGCTTCTTGGCAAACGCGAACCGATCGAGAAGGGAGGACGGCCGCCGCTTGGGAAAGCGTTATGGCCGTATGCTGTGCTGGTTGGCTATATTTTTGCCACCCATTTCTTTCCTGCAATCCGGCATATCGCTACCACGGCCGGCGTTTGGCACTGGCCGGCTTATGGCTTCCGCCTTGAGCTTTTGTACAGTCCCGGATTTGCCTTATGTCTGGCCGCCGTGGCAGCGTTTGGATGGCATCGCCTTCGCTTGGCCGAGGGAGTGGCTTGCCTCCAGAAGACGTTGAACCGAGTGTTTCCAGCTGCCGTGGCGACCATGGGATTTATCGCGATGTCGTCGGTGATGGATGGGGCGGGGATGACGGGCGTGCTGGCATCACAAGCCGCCGCTTGGACCGGATCGGCGTTTCTTGCCGTGTCGCCGCTCGTCGGTGCGCTTGCCGGTTGGATGAGCGGAAGCAACAGCGCGGCGAACGCCATGTTTTCCCCGTTTCAGCGGGCGATGGCCGATCAATTGCACGAACCCGCCATTTGGTACGCCGCGGCGCAAAACGTCGCCGCATCGAACATGACAATGGCCTCACCGGCGCGGCTCGCCTTAGTTGCGGCCACCATCGGCCGCCCCGGAGAGGAAGGGGAGGCGATGCGTCTTGTGGGGCCGATTGTCGGAGCGGCGCTGGTGATCGTGGTGTTTGGTGTGCTGGTCGGAAGGGCGGCGGTTAGCATCTAATGCCAACCGCCTTTTTAGTGAGGTAATTTCTTGAAAAAGGAAAATTGATTTTCGCGCAGGCATCGTCAACACCATGCTTTTTGGAGCAGCGTCACCCCAAGTTCAATATCTTCGAGCGATAAGCCGCTAAAACCAAGCTTGATCATGGGTCGGTCAGGCTGTTGGTTCACAAAATAGCGCGAGGTGGGGTACACGTTCACTCCATACGATCGGGCGCGTTGAAGTAGTTGTTCTTCTGAACAGTCACAATGGACTTTGATTAGCACGTATAAACCGGATTGTTCGCCAATAATGGAGATCATATCCCCGAATGACGTTCGCAGCCTCGCTGTTAAATGCTCCATTTTTCGTCTGTACACTAGGCGCATGCGTTTAATATGGCGAACCCATTCCCCCTCTTCCATAAATTTAGCCATTGCCAGTTGGCTGAGGATGGACGTGGTGCTTTCAAAAAGGCGAAAGCATTGTTGGTAACGGTCCAAAAGCGACGGCGGCAACACCATGTAACTTAAGCGAATTCCGGGAAGAAACGATTTTGAAAAATTGCCGAGGTAAATGACTCTTGACGAATCAATGGAGGCAAGAGCGGGAAACGGTTTTTGCGTGTAACGGAATTCGCTGTCGTAATCGTCCTCGATAATATAACCATTGACGTTGTTCACCCATTGGATAAGTCTGTGCCGCTGCTGGATTGGCATGCTGACTCCCATCGGGCTTTGATGCGAAGGGGTGACATAGATGAGCCGTGATTGCCTCGTTTCGAGGGGAGAGAGATCGAAACCTGTTTCAGAAACGGTGATCGTTTCCAGTTGAAAATCATGAAACAAAAATGCTTCTCTAGCACCGTCATAGCCCGGGTCTTCGACGATGATGCTGTTGAACTCGTCTTTTAAAATATGACCAAGTAAGAGAAGCATTTGCTGTGTGCTGCTTCCGATGACGATGGCGTTTGGCTCTACGTCCACTCCGCGGGATTCAAGAAGGTAGATGGCGATTTGTTGGCGTAAGCATAATTCCCCAAATGGATCCCCATAGCGAAAGCAATCTTTGGCTGTGAATACTTGATTGGAGATTCTTCTCCATGCCTGAATGGGAAAATGATCGGCATCAACGGCATCGGCGCGAAAATCGACCACAACAGGTGTTGCTCTTTCTCTTGCCGGTGGGCGCGCCGAAATGCGGGTTTTTGGAATGAAAAGAGGTTCCACTTCATTGGCAAAATACCCTTTTCGTTTTTCCGCGCGAATATATCCTTCCGCTGCTAGCTGTTCGTAGGCCATTAAAGTCGTGTTTCGGCTGACATTCAATGATTCGGCGAGTTGGCGAATCGAAGGCAGTGGCTCATTTGCTTGAATGTCGCCTCGTTCAATCAATGATTTCAATTTTTCATAGATTTGTTTGTATTTAGGTGAGTGGTCGTTCAAGGCAAAAATGATCGTCTTCATGTTCATCTCTCCTGACATGCTTATTTTTTTATTACTGTCACTTTTTTTATGTCAGTTTTCATTATATGATGCCATCGTAAAGGATGAAAGGTTGGAATGAAAAAAAGAGGGGAGAGGACCGATGTATATTCCGAAACATTTTGCCATCAATGATCCGGATGTCGCCTATCAGGTGATCGAGGAGAACAGCTTTGCCACCTTGGTATCGATGCATCAAGAGGAACTGTTTGCCACCCATTTGCCTCTATTGCTTGATCGGGAGAAAACGTGTTTGTACGGCCATTTTGCCCGTTCGAATCCGCAATGGAGCGACATTCAACATCAGGCGGTCTTGGCGATATTCCACGGTCCACATTGTTACATTTCTCCTTCCTGGTATGAAACGAACCAGGCGGTGCCGACATGGAATTATGTGGCCGTCCATGTGTACGGAAACGTGGAGTTGATCGACGATGAAGAGGAAATCATGCAGTCGCTGCACGATATGGTAAAAAAATACGAAGCGCCGGGAAGTCTTTACCAGCTGTCGAGGGTCGATTCTGGGATGCTGTCCGGTATGAGCAAAGGAATTCAAGCTTTCAAAATCATCATCAAGCGAACCGAAGGAAAAGCCAAGTTGAGCCAAAACCATCCTGCACACCGACAAGAACGGATCATCAAGCAGCTTGAGCAAATGCCGTTTGAAAACGAAAAGCGAATCGCTTCTTTGATGAAAAAGCAGCGGCAGTGAAATCAGAAAAGAGAGGAGTGAGATGGGGATGGACCTTTCCACGATCGGCTTGTTTGTCGCGGTAGCCGCAGCGCTGCTCATCGTCCCCGGACCGGCGGTATTGTACATCATGGCTAGGAGCATGAGCCAAGGAACGAAAGCAGGGGTTGTATCGGTGCTCGGTGTAGCTTTGGGAGGCGCTGTCCACGTTGTCCTTGGAGCCGTAGGCGTTTCCGCAATTTTGATGACATCGGCGGCTGCCTTTACAGTGGTCAAATCTTTAGGCGCTGTGTATCTCATCTATTTGGGAGGCAAAACGTTATTTTTCGCTTCTGATAAGGATGAGGGAACATCGGCCATGAAGGTGAAGGAGAAAACATTGGCCAAAGTATTTTATGAATCACTGTTGGTCGAAGTGACCAATCCAAAGACAGCACTCTTTTTTCTCGCCTTTTTTCCGCAGTTTATCTCTCCCTCTGCTGGGTCGGTGGCCGGACAATTTTTGTTTTTAGGGGCGATATTTGTTGTTCTCGCCTTGCTGAATGACAGCTTGTACGCCATGTTGGCCGCAGGCATCCGCAGACGGTTGGCCGCCAAGAAGGAAAGTGTGAAGGTGATGAATCGAGTGGCGGGATGTTGTTATATTTTGTTAGGACTATTCTCTGCCTTAGCGAGCCCTTCGAAACCGTAAGGGAATGGAGGAGTGGATGATGACCCGTTTTATTGTTGAAGACGATATTTGGGCTATATTTCCCAACGTCAAAATCGGTGTGGTCGTTGCCCAAGGGATTGACAACGGTATCAAGAATGCTGGTGTTTACGAACAAATGCTGCGGGAGGCGGAGAAAGAAGCGCGGAAATTCCTCGAGTTTGAGGAGTGGAGCCGCAATCCCGCCACCGCCGTTTGGCGAGAGGCGTTTCGGCGATTCAAAGCGAAAAAAGGGGCGCGCTGTTCAGTGGAATCGCTGCTGAAACGAGTGAAAAACGGCCATCACATTCCAACGATCAACCCGCTTGTGGATATCTATAACTGTATTTCATTGAGCTACGGGCTTCCATGTGGAGGAGAGGATATCGACACATTTGTCGGCGACATCCGGCTGGCGCTGGCGGATGGCCATGAACCATTCATCCCGTTGGGAGGAGAGGAAAACGATCCACCGTATGAAGGGGAAATCGTGTATAAAGATGACATGGGCGTCATATGCCGTTGCTGGAATTGGCGGGAAGCCCAACGGACGATGCTCACCGAACAGACGAAACGCGCCTTTCTCTGCATGGAATCAATAGATGACGCAAGGCATGAAGCGCTTCATCAAGCGTTAGAGGAACTGGCCTATTTAATACAACGCCATCTTGGCGGCACAGTGAAGATGCACCTATTGGATGCCCGTCATTCGGAAATATCGATAATAGATTAAGGATCGCTTCGGCCGCTTTGCTCTGGTTGCTGCTGCATCGGCCGCTTTGCTCTGGTTGCTGCTGCATCGGCCGCCCCGGAGAGGAAGGGGAGGCGATGCGCCTTGTGGGGCCGATTGTCGGAGCGGCGCTGGTGATCGTGGTGTTTGGTGTGCTGGTCGGAAGGGCGGCGGGCCTGTAGCCTCCGCTTGACTCGTTCAGTTCAGTGATCGGCGCCATGCCTTGGCTTTTCGCTCTAATTCCAAGACGAGCAGTTCTTTTCCCTTGATATACGAATCGATGTCGTACGGAAATTGGAACGCTAGTTTTTCTTTCAAATTTCCGTACCGCTCTGCTTCTTTTGGATGGGCCCGCAAGTAGTCACGGAAGGCAAGATGACGTTCAATATGGGGATTGCCCGCTTCATACATATGAACGTGGTGGGTGCGGCGGTCCCCGCCTTTTTGAAAGTATCGTCGCCCCGGTATGCCGTTTTCCCCTTTCGGTTCATAGCCAATAGCTGCCATCGCCCCATTGCATTCATCGACCCGGCTAATATCTGTAACGACAGCCATGATGTCAATGATCGGCTTTGCTTTTAAACCGGGAACTGATGTGCTGCCGATATGGTGAATGGCGATAATTTCTTTGTCAAAAATTTGTCGCAGCCGCTCCGCTTCTTGTTCAAATAGTGCCGCCCACCGCAATTGGTATGGCATCACTTCCACTTTTCTCATGTGGGGCCCTCCTTATTGGTCCTTTTCGTGCAAGGGCAACATCCTTCATGAAAGACACCGATTCCCTCACCCAAGCTGATCGCGTGGAAATGGGGCTTCCCGGTTAGAGATAAAAACATATCGCAGAAACAAATCACGAACTTGTCAGCATCATAACCGTGAAGCAAACCATTTCATACGAAACACCAAAAAGCGGATGGAGGTTTTCCCCACCCGCTTAGCGGTAATTCACAAACTGCACGTCAATCGGTAAATCAGCTTCGCGAATGGCGGCGATCACCTTTTGCAAGTCGTCTTTGCTTTTGCCACTGACGCGAATTTGGTCATCTTGCACTTGGCTTTTCACTTTCAAGCCGGTGTTTTTGATGATCGTGTTGATTTTTTTCGCGTTTTCTTTGTCGATCCCTTGGACAAGCTTGGCGCGCTGCCGCACCGTGCCGCCTGAGGCCGGCTCGATTTTGCCGTATTGGATGTTTTTCGTTGCCACCCCGCGCTTAATCAGCTTGCCGATGAGCACATCTTTCAGCTGCTCAAGCTTAAACTCGTCATCCGAGATGAGAACGAGCTCGTCTTTCTCAAGAGAAATGTCGCTTTTGCTTCCTTTGAAGTCATAGCGCGTCTTGATTTCTTTCATGGCAATGTTGATCGCGTTTGCCACTTCCGCCAAATCGACTTTGGATACGATATCGAACGAACTTTCTTTTGACATATGCGACCTCCCGGGCGTTGATGTACTTTCATTATAGAAAATGGTGGGTGGGAAGGCAACAATGAGGAAGGGAGAAGATTAACTGCCTCTTTTTACACAGGGGTTCGGAGTGATGAGCAGTTTTATTCTATGTGGGATGAAGTGCCATATCCAAGTTAATGATCTTTTTGGTTATAAAAAATCAATGTAATAATTTATCCTCTTGTTTAATAAATATGATGGCAACAGAGCAAATGGGCCGATACTGGGCATGTCCTGTATACAGTCGACGAAAATGAAGGTGGTTGAGTTGAAACAACAAATAGTGAAAAAAGAAACATTGAAAAAGCAAGTATATGAATATTTACGTGAAGAAATCATTGCGGGAGGATTTGCACCGGGGGAAAGACTTGTAGAGGAAAAAATCGCGAAAAAAATTCAAGTAAGTCGAAGTCCCATTCGAGAAGCGATTCGTATGCTTGAAAAAGAGGGGCTTGTCATGGTGAATAAAGGGGGAGGGGTTACGGTATTCAGTCCAGACATGGAAAACTTTCAATATCTTTATGAATGTAGGGTGGAGCTTGAACCGCTTGCAGCCTACTACGCTGCACAGAGAATAGCCAAAAAACAAGTTGAAGATCTTAGACGACATCTCATTTGGATAGACGAGCAACCGTTAGGGTTAAAAGAAATCCTCGATATGAATACGAAATTTCATGAGGGGATTGTAACAGCCAGCCGAAATCCGTTTTTGATTAGGATGATTGAACAAATTCGCGGGATTAACAGTTTGTACAGAGTTGCGATCTTAAAACAAAATATGTTGCGGATGAAATTGGCTATTCAGGAACATATTCAAATATTTGAAGCCATTGAAAGAGGGGATGCGGATAAAGCAAGAGAATGCATGAAAGAACATATCGTAAGCGATTACAAATATTACGTGAACGTTTACCAAGGGAGGAAGTGAAAAAAGGGTGTCTAATAGACTGCCTCTAGAAGGAATAACCGTACTGGAGATGGGGAATTTTGTCGCTGCACCGTTTGCAGGGAAAATAATGGCTGAATTCGGTGCAGAAGTAATTAAGGTGGAAGAACCTGTATCAGGAGATCCGTTGCGAAGTTGGAGGATTATGCACGGCCACTCTTCCATCTGGTGGTACGTACAGGCAAGAAATAAAAAATCGATTACAGTCAATTTAAGAAAAGCAAAAGGTCAACAGCTCATCAGACAACTCATCCCGAAGGTTGATGTCGTGTTGGAAAATTTTAAACCGGGAACACTCGAAAAGTGGGGATTAGGTTATCAGGAGTTAAAGAAAATAAATCCATCTATTATTATGACAAGGATATCTGGATATGGCCAAACAGGCCCTTACCGTGATAAAGCTGGTTTTGGAAGTGTTGCCGAGGCAATAGGGGGGCTGAGATATTTAACAGGTTACCCCGATCGTCCCCCAGTAAGAGTGGGAATCGCGATTGGGGATCTCGTTGCAGGATTGTATGCAGTGATCGGAACGTTAATGGCGTTGCGTGTCAGACAAGAAGATAAAGAAAGAAAAGGACAGTTGATTGATGTCGCTCTTTACGAAGCAGTGTTCAGTCTGTTGGAAGGAGCACTGCCGGAGTATGTGTTACACGGTGTTGTGAGGGAAAGAACAGGAAGCACTCTTCCCGGAGTTTCGCCGTCCAATACGTATGAGTGCAAAGATGGAAAGCATGTTGTAATAGGGGGGAACAGTGATAATATATTCCAACGCCTTATGAAGACTATTGGACGCGAGGATCTCGCTCGTCATCCTAAATATGCTAACAACCAAGGGAGAGCGGAAAACGCTGAGTTGATTGATCAGGCAATAGAAGAGTGGACGAAACAGCACACATTGGAAGAAGTGCTAGAAGCTCTGGATAAAGCTTCTGTTCCGGCAGGACCTATTTATAATATTCGAGATATTGTCAATGACATTCAGTATAAAGAGAGAGAGATGTTGTTGCCGGTAAAATTAGAGGATGGAACAGACTGCTTGTTCCCCGGCATCGTCCCAAAACTGTCTGACAACCCAGGGCAAATGAAGTGGATTGGGCCTAAGCTTGGAGAACATAATGAGGAAGTATATATGAAGATATTAGGCTATTCTCGTCATCAACTGAAAGAATTAAAAGATGAAGGGGTGATTTAAATTTGTCTGATGTTCAGATTATTGATGTAAGTCCTAGGGATGGATTGCAAAATGAACCGGTCGTCGTTTCCACTGAAAAGAAGAAAAAACTGATCGAAATGCTTGTTAGGTCCAATGTGAAGAAAATTGAGGCCACATCTTTTGTTCACCCCCGAAAAGTTCCACAAATGGTCGATGCCGAGCAAGTGATGAAACAATGCAAGGAATTTGCAGGAATTGAGTTTGTGGCACTAATCCCCAATCTAAAAGGATTCCAGAGGGCGATACAAGCAAACATATCTGAAGTCAACTGGGTGACAGCTGCTACCGAAACATTCAATTATAAAAACATAGGGATGAGCATCGATGAGAATTTTGCACAGTTCAAACGGATTGTTCAAGAGAGCAGGATATTGAATATGAAAGTCTGTTTTTCCATAGCGGTAAGTTTTGGTTGTCCTTATGAGGGAGAAGTAAATCCAGCAAAAGTTATATCCTTGGTAGAACGTGCGGTAGAAGCTGGGGCTGATCGGATTGGGATCGCCGATACGATTGGGATCGCAACCCCTAAACAAGTCAAACGATTGCTTGCAGAAGTGCTGCAAGTTGCGCAATCGACTCCTATTGCGATTCATCTTCATGACACAAGGGGGATGGGATTAGCCAACGCTTATGCGGCATTGGAAGCAGGGGTGAAAATATTTGAAACCTCCGCGAGTGGTATAGGGGGGTGCCCTTTCGCCCCCGGCGCGGCAGGCAATTTGGCAACAGAGGATTTAGTATATATGTTTGAACGAATGGGGGTCAAAACAGAAATCGATTTTGAAAAACTGCTGGAAGCGGCTGATTTCGCGGCAAGCCTTACATCCAATCAACCATTAGGGAGGATAAGACAAGTAGAAAAAAGGGGGAGTTTAAGGTGAAAAGATTATCTTTTCTAACCAGTATCTTATTTTTCATTTTAGTTGTTTTAAGTGCATGTGGTCAAAATTCTTCAACGGCAGGGCAACAATCGAGTAAGGAAGGAAGCGATGGATATGATCCGGTCACGATAAGATTAGCTTATAATCTTCCGCAAGATCACCATATTTCGATTGGAGTAGAAAATTTTGCGAAGACGGTCACTGAACAATCAGGAGGCAAGGTGAAAATTCAAGTTTACCCTGCTGGGCAATTGTTGGGTGATAAAGAGATGAATCAAGCCATACTAACAGGCGGTGTAGAAATGGGGGTAAACTCCTCTACGCTGTGGGCTTCTACAGTTCCAGCGATGGGAATTTTTGATGTTCCGTACGCCTTTCCTAACTATGAAACGGCCGGTAAAGCACTATCTGGAGAGTTGAGGGAAAAGTTGAACAAGGCGATGGAGGAAAAAGGGGTAAAAGTTCTCATGTATGCCGATTATGGCTATGCACAGTTTGCCAACAATGTTCGACCGCTTAAATCTCCTGAAGACTTTAAAGGGTTGAAAATTCGCAGCATTGGCGACATTCCGTCTGAAATGATCAAGGCTTACGGGGCATCACCAGTATTTTTGGGAGCAGGGGAAGTTTATACGGCGCTGCAAAGAAAAACAA includes the following:
- a CDS encoding DUF1572 domain-containing protein, translated to MNIGQEYLRAVRARFLDMKKTAEQAIDQCSEEQLFHCFHEEVNSIAIIVKHMSGNMVSRWTDFLSSDGEKPDRNRDDEFINDFHTREEVMACWEKGWSAFLQTLNELQETDLLRTVTIRGEPHSVIEAIERQMYHYSYHIGQIVYIAKQLNANNWKTLTIPRNRKNNIGNS
- a CDS encoding L-lactate permease produces the protein MGDTIRWLLAALPLLWALAAIGWRKMPAMKAALGCYALAAGLALFPFHASAGEVMHFTVHGVLLALIVVYVLVFGLLLHHVLEAGGAIDALSVWISRVGRTPSEQALLLSAALGPFFEAVSGFGLAVVIVAPLYAALGFPARKAMTLALLTQSAVPWGALAIGTVINAELSGVPLRELGEYSAWLHVPLYLLYVCAVVVISEGWRAVRLHLDGILIVFVSLASVTWAVSVYVSVELAGAAAGAMAALALVGYWQCQELLGKREPIEKGGRPPLGKALWPYAVLVGYIFATHFFPAIRHIATTAGVWHWPAYGFRLELLYSPGFALCLAAVAAFGWHRLRLAEGVACLQKTLNRVFPAAVATMGFIAMSSVMDGAGMTGVLASQAAAWTGSAFLAVSPLVGALAGWMSGSNSAANAMFSPFQRAMADQLHEPAIWYAAAQNVAASNMTMASPARLALVAATIGRPGEEGEAMRLVGPIVGAALVIVVFGVLVGRAAVSI
- a CDS encoding PLP-dependent aminotransferase family protein; the protein is MKTIIFALNDHSPKYKQIYEKLKSLIERGDIQANEPLPSIRQLAESLNVSRNTTLMAYEQLAAEGYIRAEKRKGYFANEVEPLFIPKTRISARPPARERATPVVVDFRADAVDADHFPIQAWRRISNQVFTAKDCFRYGDPFGELCLRQQIAIYLLESRGVDVEPNAIVIGSSTQQMLLLLGHILKDEFNSIIVEDPGYDGAREAFLFHDFQLETITVSETGFDLSPLETRQSRLIYVTPSHQSPMGVSMPIQQRHRLIQWVNNVNGYIIEDDYDSEFRYTQKPFPALASIDSSRVIYLGNFSKSFLPGIRLSYMVLPPSLLDRYQQCFRLFESTTSILSQLAMAKFMEEGEWVRHIKRMRLVYRRKMEHLTARLRTSFGDMISIIGEQSGLYVLIKVHCDCSEEQLLQRARSYGVNVYPTSRYFVNQQPDRPMIKLGFSGLSLEDIELGVTLLQKAWC
- a CDS encoding FMN-binding negative transcriptional regulator, with the translated sequence MYIPKHFAINDPDVAYQVIEENSFATLVSMHQEELFATHLPLLLDREKTCLYGHFARSNPQWSDIQHQAVLAIFHGPHCYISPSWYETNQAVPTWNYVAVHVYGNVELIDDEEEIMQSLHDMVKKYEAPGSLYQLSRVDSGMLSGMSKGIQAFKIIIKRTEGKAKLSQNHPAHRQERIIKQLEQMPFENEKRIASLMKKQRQ
- a CDS encoding LysE family translocator — encoded protein: MDLSTIGLFVAVAAALLIVPGPAVLYIMARSMSQGTKAGVVSVLGVALGGAVHVVLGAVGVSAILMTSAAAFTVVKSLGAVYLIYLGGKTLFFASDKDEGTSAMKVKEKTLAKVFYESLLVEVTNPKTALFFLAFFPQFISPSAGSVAGQFLFLGAIFVVLALLNDSLYAMLAAGIRRRLAAKKESVKVMNRVAGCCYILLGLFSALASPSKP
- a CDS encoding B3/4 domain-containing protein translates to MTRFIVEDDIWAIFPNVKIGVVVAQGIDNGIKNAGVYEQMLREAEKEARKFLEFEEWSRNPATAVWREAFRRFKAKKGARCSVESLLKRVKNGHHIPTINPLVDIYNCISLSYGLPCGGEDIDTFVGDIRLALADGHEPFIPLGGEENDPPYEGEIVYKDDMGVICRCWNWREAQRTMLTEQTKRAFLCMESIDDARHEALHQALEELAYLIQRHLGGTVKMHLLDARHSEISIID
- a CDS encoding GrpB family protein, with translation MRKVEVMPYQLRWAALFEQEAERLRQIFDKEIIAIHHIGSTSVPGLKAKPIIDIMAVVTDISRVDECNGAMAAIGYEPKGENGIPGRRYFQKGGDRRTHHVHMYEAGNPHIERHLAFRDYLRAHPKEAERYGNLKEKLAFQFPYDIDSYIKGKELLVLELERKAKAWRRSLN
- a CDS encoding YajQ family cyclic di-GMP-binding protein; the encoded protein is MSKESSFDIVSKVDLAEVANAINIAMKEIKTRYDFKGSKSDISLEKDELVLISDDEFKLEQLKDVLIGKLIKRGVATKNIQYGKIEPASGGTVRQRAKLVQGIDKENAKKINTIIKNTGLKVKSQVQDDQIRVSGKSKDDLQKVIAAIREADLPIDVQFVNYR
- a CDS encoding GntR family transcriptional regulator — its product is MVELKQQIVKKETLKKQVYEYLREEIIAGGFAPGERLVEEKIAKKIQVSRSPIREAIRMLEKEGLVMVNKGGGVTVFSPDMENFQYLYECRVELEPLAAYYAAQRIAKKQVEDLRRHLIWIDEQPLGLKEILDMNTKFHEGIVTASRNPFLIRMIEQIRGINSLYRVAILKQNMLRMKLAIQEHIQIFEAIERGDADKARECMKEHIVSDYKYYVNVYQGRK
- a CDS encoding CaiB/BaiF CoA transferase family protein — protein: MSNRLPLEGITVLEMGNFVAAPFAGKIMAEFGAEVIKVEEPVSGDPLRSWRIMHGHSSIWWYVQARNKKSITVNLRKAKGQQLIRQLIPKVDVVLENFKPGTLEKWGLGYQELKKINPSIIMTRISGYGQTGPYRDKAGFGSVAEAIGGLRYLTGYPDRPPVRVGIAIGDLVAGLYAVIGTLMALRVRQEDKERKGQLIDVALYEAVFSLLEGALPEYVLHGVVRERTGSTLPGVSPSNTYECKDGKHVVIGGNSDNIFQRLMKTIGREDLARHPKYANNQGRAENAELIDQAIEEWTKQHTLEEVLEALDKASVPAGPIYNIRDIVNDIQYKEREMLLPVKLEDGTDCLFPGIVPKLSDNPGQMKWIGPKLGEHNEEVYMKILGYSRHQLKELKDEGVI
- a CDS encoding hydroxymethylglutaryl-CoA lyase; amino-acid sequence: MSDVQIIDVSPRDGLQNEPVVVSTEKKKKLIEMLVRSNVKKIEATSFVHPRKVPQMVDAEQVMKQCKEFAGIEFVALIPNLKGFQRAIQANISEVNWVTAATETFNYKNIGMSIDENFAQFKRIVQESRILNMKVCFSIAVSFGCPYEGEVNPAKVISLVERAVEAGADRIGIADTIGIATPKQVKRLLAEVLQVAQSTPIAIHLHDTRGMGLANAYAALEAGVKIFETSASGIGGCPFAPGAAGNLATEDLVYMFERMGVKTEIDFEKLLEAADFAASLTSNQPLGRIRQVEKRGSLR
- a CDS encoding DctP family TRAP transporter solute-binding subunit; the protein is MKRLSFLTSILFFILVVLSACGQNSSTAGQQSSKEGSDGYDPVTIRLAYNLPQDHHISIGVENFAKTVTEQSGGKVKIQVYPAGQLLGDKEMNQAILTGGVEMGVNSSTLWASTVPAMGIFDVPYAFPNYETAGKALSGELREKLNKAMEEKGVKVLMYADYGYAQFANNVRPLKSPEDFKGLKIRSIGDIPSEMIKAYGASPVFLGAGEVYTALQRKTIDGATSGTTAMLQRHYDEVAKYLTINNYSYLEFILAVNKNFWDRLPEKTKKLLTEAAQQTEQWIRAKAKEEDERTAKELAAKGMEVYVVPESDLPKWEEAAQPAREVYIERAGELGKELLDIVEKIN